CACCCGTGTTCAGCGCATTCATAATAAAATTATTGAGAGGCGAGCGGCCTGTAATTTATGGGACAGGGGAAAAGCGTCGGGACTTCATTCACGTTGATGATGTCAATGACTTTCACGAGTTATGCATTACTGACCCGCGCACTACGAGCAAAGTGTTCAACCTGGGATCGGGCTCAAATCTCTCGGTCAACGAGATTTTTTCGATAATCGCGTCATTGCTGGGGTCACAAATGAAACCAATTTATCAAGGTGACCTCCCGGGAGAAGCCGTCGCGAATCTTGCCGATATCACCGAGGCTAGAAAACTCGGATGGGAACCCAAGGTGGACCTTAAAACGGGGCTCGCAACTTCAATCGACTACATCCGGAAGGAACTTGCGAAGGGGAACATTCAATGAGAGCCGTATTGCTCGCCGCAGGGATGGGGGAACGTCTGAGAGAGATTGTACAGACTATCCCGAAGCCGATGATAATGTATGACGGGAAACCAATACTTCAACACAACATTGAGTTGTGCAGACAATACGGCGTCAAAGAAATCTACATCAACACTCATCATCTTGCCGAGAACATAATGGAGTATTTCGGAGACGGTGCACGATTCGGCGTAAAGATTTACTATTCATATGAGCCGGAACTTCTCGGAACTTCAGGAGCTCTGAACAACTTCCGCCATCAATTGGATGGCGAGTATTTTTATGTGCTTTATGCAGACAATTATTCTAGATTCAATCTCCGGATGCTAAGAACCGCGTTCCAGCGGAACAAGTGCATCGGGGTAATCGCATTTCACTATAGGGATGATGTGCGGGAGAGCGGAGTTGGGGAATTCGATAAAGATGAACGAATTGTCCGTTTCCTGGAGAAGCCGGGAAAGGGGCTGACGACAAGTCATTGGGTGAATGCGGGTATATACTATTTAAGTCCAGAAATTTTTGATTATATACCACAGGGTTTTTCTGATTTTGGACGGGATGTTTTTCCACGGCTGCTGGAAGAGGGGGTCCCATTGTGCGGAATCCGGTCACGGATGGCATTGAAAGCATTCGATACCCCGGAGCTTTTACGTGCTTCAATCGAAGGTGGGAGTGAGTACAGGAGAGAAAAAGCACATAGGCATTAGAGAAAGGCCGACTGGTATCCCTTGATCAAAAATATTTTCTTTGATCGCGATGGAATCGTGAATGAGACAATACTGAGAGACGGCGGTGCTTTTTCACCATTGCAACTTAATGAATTCAAGGTCAAGAGGGAATTTGTTGATTTCTTTCGATCGATCGAGAAGAAAAAGCTAAATCTTTTCATCGTCTCGAATCAGCCAGATATTGCTCGTGGGAAACTGTCTGAAAGCACGCTGCGTTCCATGACGGCAGTGCTAGAGAGTATGTTCACGTTCAAGGAAATCTTGTACTGCAGGCACGACGATCAAGACGATTGCAACTGTCGGAAGCCGAAGCCCGGCATGATCGAAACTCTGATTTCAAAATATTGCTTGAAGAGGGAGGAGTGTCTAATTGTGGGTGACAGCTGGAAGGACGTTGCAGCGGGAAAAAGTGCCGGGATCAAGACGGTTTTTCTAGTGACTTCCTACAACGAAAAGACTGTGACGGATTTTGATTTCGAGGTGGAGAGCCTGGAAGACATGAATACGAAACAAATACTTGGAGGATAGCGTGGATTTTTCGAGCCTTTTTTTGTCCGAGAGTGCGGAAGTGTTGAAGTTGATTAACCATGATGATATAGACCACGTTGTCGGGGTTTTATATGAAACCAGGCAAAACGGCGGAAGGCTGTTCATTGTGGGCTCCGGTGGAGGTGCCGGGCACGCATCTCATGCGACATGTGATTTTCGCAAGTTATGTGATTTTGAAGCATATGCGCCATATGATAACATTTCTGAACTCACGGCGCGGGTGAATGACGAAGGCTGGGATGTTTCGATTTTGAATTGGCTTAAAGTAAGCCGGTTCAGTGAACGGGATTGTGTGTTTGTCCTTTCAGTTGGCGGTGGAAACGAAGAAAAAAACATAAGCTCAAATCTTGTACATGTAGTCAAATACGCTAAGAAAATAGGCGCGAAGATTGTAGGTGTGGTTGGGAGGGATGGAGGTTACACAAAACAGGTTGGCGATGCAGTTGTAGTTATTCCTACAGTGAATCCGGAACACGTCACGCCTCTTACGGAAGGATTTCAATCCGTTATCTGGCATTTGTTGGTATCCCATCCGAAACTCCAGAGGCATGGGACAAAATGGGAATCAACTAAATGAAGTCTCCAGACGTCGAAGTGATGAATTATGCGTCAAGTTTTACTATCTTCATTGTGCACATGAACTAATGAGAAAGATGACGTGCGGAATCTAAAAGTGAAGATATTTGCCGATGGTGCTGACAAAGCAGGAATGCTCGAAATGGCGGCAAATCCAAGCATTGCGGGGTTCACCACCAATCCGACCCTAATGAAGAAAGCTGGGATAAGAGACTACAGAGCGTTTGCACTTGATGTACTCAGGGTGATCAATGACAAGCCGATTTCGTTTGAAGTGTTCTCCGATGATTTCGATCAAATGGAGAAGCAAGCGTTGGAGATTGCCTCCTGGGGAGAGAATGTTCGTGTGAAAATACCGGTAACGGACACGAAGGGCAACTCCAGCACGCCTCTGATCGGTAGATTAGCGCAGCAAGGGGTTAAAATAAATGTTACAGCCATGATGACCCTTGAACAGGTCAAGAAAGTGGTGCCGCACATGCTTAACGGACCCGGGGGGTATGTTTCTGTTTTTGCCGGTCGGATTGCTGATTCGGGCCGCGATCCCGTTCCTATCATGGCTGATATAGTCAAGTTTCTTAAATCGTATCCATCCATTGAACTTTTATGGGCGAGCCCGCGTGAAGTTTTGAATGTTGTTCAGGCAGACCAAATTGGCTGTCATATCATTACTGTCACCAACGATCTCATAAAGAAATTGAGCTTGATAGGAAAAGACCTGGATGAGTTTTCTCTCGAAACCGTAAAGATGTTTTACGGGGACGCGCAAGCTGCAGGATACACTCTTGAAACCAAGAGACAGGC
The nucleotide sequence above comes from Candidatus Acidiferrales bacterium. Encoded proteins:
- a CDS encoding SIS domain-containing protein produces the protein MDFSSLFLSESAEVLKLINHDDIDHVVGVLYETRQNGGRLFIVGSGGGAGHASHATCDFRKLCDFEAYAPYDNISELTARVNDEGWDVSILNWLKVSRFSERDCVFVLSVGGGNEEKNISSNLVHVVKYAKKIGAKIVGVVGRDGGYTKQVGDAVVVIPTVNPEHVTPLTEGFQSVIWHLLVSHPKLQRHGTKWESTK
- a CDS encoding nucleotidyltransferase family protein gives rise to the protein MRAVLLAAGMGERLREIVQTIPKPMIMYDGKPILQHNIELCRQYGVKEIYINTHHLAENIMEYFGDGARFGVKIYYSYEPELLGTSGALNNFRHQLDGEYFYVLYADNYSRFNLRMLRTAFQRNKCIGVIAFHYRDDVRESGVGEFDKDERIVRFLEKPGKGLTTSHWVNAGIYYLSPEIFDYIPQGFSDFGRDVFPRLLEEGVPLCGIRSRMALKAFDTPELLRASIEGGSEYRREKAHRH
- a CDS encoding transaldolase is translated as MRNLKVKIFADGADKAGMLEMAANPSIAGFTTNPTLMKKAGIRDYRAFALDVLRVINDKPISFEVFSDDFDQMEKQALEIASWGENVRVKIPVTDTKGNSSTPLIGRLAQQGVKINVTAMMTLEQVKKVVPHMLNGPGGYVSVFAGRIADSGRDPVPIMADIVKFLKSYPSIELLWASPREVLNVVQADQIGCHIITVTNDLIKKLSLIGKDLDEFSLETVKMFYGDAQAAGYTLETKRQAVLK
- a CDS encoding HAD-IIIA family hydrolase, yielding MIKNIFFDRDGIVNETILRDGGAFSPLQLNEFKVKREFVDFFRSIEKKKLNLFIVSNQPDIARGKLSESTLRSMTAVLESMFTFKEILYCRHDDQDDCNCRKPKPGMIETLISKYCLKREECLIVGDSWKDVAAGKSAGIKTVFLVTSYNEKTVTDFDFEVESLEDMNTKQILGG